From Solanum stenotomum isolate F172 chromosome 2, ASM1918654v1, whole genome shotgun sequence:
tcaacaactatgcaagaaaataaaattacttttttttttgaatataaaaacaacataaggaaaagcataacaattaaaagcacataaataaaacaacatagTTATTTTCCCCAATCGAATGGTCAAACATTAGTTTTGATCTCCAAAGAAGTCTTCAACTTCCAAATGAGTAATATcatcaagttcatcaaaatcatcatcTTTTAAAGCCAAATTTGCTTCAATATTGtcatcatatttttgtgaaGACCCTGCCTCGACATCATTTTTATAAGTCAAGTGTGACTCCACCCGAGCATTAGAAGAAGATGCaccatttttatttccttttcttttcaaggAATCTTGATAAAGCCTAACAAAATGCTCAGCTGCTCGGCATTCATTCTTCCAATGCCCTTTCATGCCACAACGATGACAATTGCCTCTTGAAGGATTGCTTTGAGAACCCATATTGTTCTCCCTTTTGTGGCGACCACCACCACGACGATTATTATATCATCCTCTGCCATTTCCACATCCACGCAcattattttgtcttcttttagACTGGCCATGTGCTTCAACCTCATTTGCTTCCGGTAACGGAGCAGTTCCCGTGGGACGGGCCTCATgatttttcaataaaagagtATTATGTTGCTCAGCCACAAGAAGGCATGAGATCAACTCAGAATACTTTTTGAATCCCCTTTCACGGTATTGCTGCTGTAATACCAAATTTGAGGCATGAAAAGTTATGAGTCTTTTTCAACATGTCCTTATCTTTTATATCTCCCCCACATAATTTCAGTTGGGAAGTAATTTTGTATACAACAGAATTATATTCAcatatagttttaaaatcttGTAACCGCAAGTGAATCCATTCATAACGAGCCCTTGGCAATACCGTTGCCTTAAGGTGGTCATACATTTCCTTCAAACCAATCCACAATTCAAGTGGATCTTTCACCGTAAGGTATTCAACCTTCAATCCTTCATCCAGATGATGACGAAGGAAAATCATTGCCTTTGCTTTGTCCTGACTCGACGTTGTATTACCATTGGTAATAGTGGCACCAAGACCTTTAGCGTCAAGGTGAATTTCAGCATCGAGTACCCATGACAAGTAATTATTTTCAGAAATGTCTAGTGCCACGAACTCAAGCTTTGATAAATTCGACATGATAAAACTAtcatagaaaataattaaattagagTAAAATAGACAATGAGTAAATAATTAAGTagcaaaacttttttttttcaatcaaagTAAAATTAGCatacaattaaattaatattatgcctcacaaataacaaaaataacttttagtaaaattattagATAAAgtcttttcattaaaaattaatcaatagtATAGACAATTCACTTTTTCCATTGAGAACAGAAAACACTAGAATTTGTAAtccattcatttttttaaattattttttcactaaaCAGTGACCTTCATCTTCTCTTCGCAAAATCGATAAATAGTTAGCCTTTTTTCATTGAATTATAAACAAAATGTAAAGCAGAAAAAGTATAGCcacattttaataattttaacattaGATTATAAATGGATACCTCACAAGAAATGTTGTTCAACCTTGAGACTTCGTGCTGATAACGTCttgtaaaacttaagaacaaaagaacaatataaaga
This genomic window contains:
- the LOC125854751 gene encoding uncharacterized protein LOC125854751: MSNLSKLEFVALDISENNYLSWVLDAEIHLDAKGLGATITNGNTTSSQDKAKAMIFLRHHLDEGLKVEYLTVKDPLELWIGLKEMYDHLKATQQYRERGFKKYSELISCLLVAEQHNTLLLKNHEARPTGTAPLPEANEVEAHGQSKRRQNNVRGCGNGRG